A stretch of Anas acuta chromosome 3, bAnaAcu1.1, whole genome shotgun sequence DNA encodes these proteins:
- the LOC137853200 gene encoding prolyl-tRNA synthetase associated domain-containing protein 1-like yields MAAAGLRAALEQRLRELGIAALTAEHPQVFTVEEMMPHVQHLKGGHSKNLFLRDKKKKGFWLVTVLHDRQINLNELAKKLGVGSGNLRFADENAMLEKLKVGQGCATPLALFCDQGDVKFVLDAGFLEGGHEKVYFHPMTNSATMGLSPEDFMKFVKSTGHDPIIIHFDEDSK; encoded by the exons atggcggcggcggggctgcgggcggcgcTGGAGCAGCGGCTGCGGGAGCTGGGCATCGCCGCGCTCACCGCCGAGCACCCGCAG GTGTTCACGGTTGAGGAGATGATGCCCCACGTCCAACACCTGAAGGGAGGGCACAGCAAAAACCTTTTCCTCAGagacaagaagaagaaaggctTCTGGCTGGTGACCGTCCTGCACGACAGGCAGATCAACCTGAACGAGCTTGCCAAAAAACTGGGCGTTGGCAGCGGAAACCTGAGGTTTGCTGATGAAAACGCCATGCTGGAAAAACTGAAAGTGGGCCAAGGCTGCGCCACGCCGCTGGCCCTCTTCTGCGACCAAGGAGACGTGAAGTTCGTGCTGGATGCTGGCTTCCTGGAGGGGGGCCACGAGAAGGTGTATTTCCATCCCATGACGAACTCTGCAACCATGGGCCTAAGCCCTGAGGACTTCATGAAGTTTGTGAAATCGACAGGCCACGATCCCATAATCATACATTTTGATGAAGACAGTAAATAG